A region from the Drosophila mauritiana strain mau12 chromosome 2L, ASM438214v1, whole genome shotgun sequence genome encodes:
- the LOC117143631 gene encoding uncharacterized protein LOC117143631: protein MSRSAKGFGRLINPGVVLHPELNQKMADFEAMAIERSDLDHELSRLRKQQEDTEDNLAEALAEDEFQCNVRGQPFVAPNEDELQEILRNHLGGIINKLAATYERLIYLDADIRKLKGVIEKAITVANEESAAAASM from the coding sequence ATGTCCAGATCGGCAAAAGGCTTTGGTCGCTTAATCAATCCGGGCGTGGTACTCCATCCGGAACTGAATCAAAAGATGGCCGACTTTGAGGCCATGGCCATCGAGCGATCTGATTTGGATCACGAATTGAGCCGATTGCGCAAGCAGCAGGAGGACACCGAGGATAATTTGGCAGAGGCGCTGGCCGAGGACGAGTTCCAGTGCAATGTGAGGGGTCAGCCGTTCGTTGCTCCCAACGAGGACGAACTGCAGGAAATCCTTAGGAATCATCTCGGTGGCATTATCAACAAGCTGGCTGCCACGTACGAGCGCCTTATTTACCTGGATGCGGACATCAGGAAGCTGAAGGGAGTCATTGAAAAGGCCATCACGGTGGCTAATGAGGAATCGGCAGCAGCCGCCTCAATGTGA
- the LOC117148932 gene encoding uncharacterized protein LOC117148932 — protein sequence MSNLASILPLLLIICVQRSRQQSFSHPETWTDNGIYVPGSEDDLDWTGANWQLVVRSLMQRQQLRFCIALARFDEQLVPGTACQALLANGPLMANCDIGNIEDLTMTLRYAFGEILLDTSRKCRPGLELFGVRCRRRA from the coding sequence atgagTAACCTGGCATCAATACTGCCCCTCCTGCTCATCATCTGTGTTCAACGCTCGCGACAGCAATCCTTCTCGCATCCCGAAACCTGGACGGATAATGGGATTTACGTTCCCGGTTCGGAGGACGACCTGGACTGGACGGGCGCCAACTGGCAGCTGGTCGTCCGCTCTCTGATGCAACGCCAGCAGCTGCGTTTCTGCATCGCACTGGCCAGATTCGATGAGCAATTGGTGCCCGGCACAGCCTGCCAGGCTCTTTTGGCCAACGGCCCGCTTATGGCCAACTGCGATATTGGCAACATCGAGGATCTGACCATGACCTTGCGCTACGCCTTCGGGGAAATTCTGCTCGACACGAGTCGAAAGTGCCGTCCTGGCCTGGAGCTATTCGGAGTTCGCTGCAGGCGGAGGGCATAA